One Micavibrio aeruginosavorus ARL-13 genomic window carries:
- a CDS encoding acetyl-CoA C-acetyltransferase: MTTNDPIVIVAAKRTPIGNFNGGLSTLPAHDLGAVAIRAVMDEAKVGGADIDEVIMGQVLTAAAGQNPARQAAMAAGIPHDKTALTVNQVCGSGLRTVALGMQSILNGDATVIVAGGQENMSLSPHAMHMRNGTKMGNATMVDTMIVDGLWDAFNGYHMGMTAENIAEKWQITRADQDNFAAASQQKTEAAQKAGKFTAEITPVKIKVKKDEVIIDKDEFPRAGVTVESLAGLRPAFKPDGTVTAASASGINDGAAAVVLMRASEAKKRGLPVYATIRSWATAGVDPAVMGSGPIPASRKALEKAGWSVSDLDLVEANEAFAAQSLCVLKDLALDPAKVNVNGGAIAIGHPIGASGTRVLVTLLHEMARRDVKRGLVTLCIGGGMGIAMCVERDASENLKKVA; the protein is encoded by the coding sequence ATGACCACGAATGATCCCATCGTTATCGTCGCCGCCAAACGCACACCCATTGGTAATTTCAATGGTGGCCTCAGCACGTTGCCCGCGCATGATCTGGGCGCGGTGGCAATCCGCGCGGTTATGGATGAAGCCAAAGTCGGCGGTGCCGATATTGACGAAGTGATTATGGGGCAGGTTCTCACCGCCGCCGCCGGACAAAACCCGGCACGTCAGGCTGCAATGGCTGCGGGTATCCCGCATGACAAAACCGCACTGACCGTGAACCAGGTGTGTGGGTCTGGCCTGCGCACTGTGGCGCTTGGCATGCAATCCATTCTGAATGGTGATGCAACCGTCATCGTTGCAGGCGGGCAAGAGAATATGAGCCTGTCCCCGCACGCTATGCACATGCGCAACGGTACGAAGATGGGCAACGCCACGATGGTTGACACGATGATCGTCGATGGCCTGTGGGACGCATTCAACGGCTACCACATGGGCATGACCGCCGAAAACATTGCCGAGAAATGGCAAATTACACGTGCGGATCAGGATAATTTTGCCGCTGCATCCCAGCAAAAAACCGAAGCCGCGCAAAAGGCCGGTAAATTCACCGCCGAAATCACCCCGGTGAAAATCAAGGTGAAGAAGGATGAAGTGATCATTGATAAAGACGAATTCCCGCGCGCAGGCGTGACGGTTGAATCTCTGGCGGGCTTGCGCCCGGCCTTCAAACCGGACGGCACCGTGACGGCGGCCAGCGCATCCGGCATCAATGATGGTGCCGCCGCCGTTGTTCTGATGCGCGCCAGCGAAGCGAAGAAGCGTGGCCTTCCGGTTTATGCGACCATTCGGTCCTGGGCCACGGCGGGTGTTGATCCGGCGGTGATGGGCTCCGGTCCGATCCCGGCATCGCGCAAGGCGTTGGAAAAAGCGGGCTGGTCCGTATCCGACCTGGATCTGGTCGAAGCGAACGAAGCTTTCGCCGCACAATCTCTGTGCGTGTTGAAGGATCTGGCGTTGGACCCGGCGAAGGTCAACGTGAATGGTGGGGCCATTGCCATCGGTCACCCGATTGGTGCATCGGGCACACGCGTTCTGGTCACGCTGCTGCATGAAATGGCGCGCCGTGATGTGAAACGCGGTCTGGTGACATTGTGCATCGGCGGCGGCATGGGGATTGCCATGTGCGTTGAGCGCGATGCCTCCGAAAATCTGAAAAAAGTTGCTTAA
- the phbB gene encoding acetoacetyl-CoA reductase — protein sequence MTNKVAIVTGGTRGIGRSISEALVKAGYKVAAFYHGNEEAAKQCETELGLKAYKVDVTDYDACAAACAAVEADLGPVAVLVNNAGITRDAVLHKMTAQQWHEVVNTNMTSLFNTCRAIVPGMRDRGFGRIVNISSINGQKGQFGQTNYSAAKAGMIGFTKALALENAAKGITVNAIAPGYIETDMTASMRQDVLDSIVRQIPAGRMGRCDEIAGLVAYLASDFAGFINGATIAANGGQYMS from the coding sequence ATGACGAATAAAGTAGCGATTGTTACAGGCGGTACACGCGGGATCGGACGTTCGATTTCCGAAGCGTTGGTCAAGGCCGGGTACAAGGTTGCCGCGTTCTATCACGGTAACGAAGAAGCCGCGAAGCAGTGTGAAACCGAACTGGGCTTAAAAGCCTACAAGGTTGACGTGACGGATTACGACGCCTGTGCCGCAGCCTGTGCGGCGGTGGAGGCTGATCTGGGTCCAGTGGCCGTTCTGGTCAACAATGCGGGGATCACGCGCGACGCTGTTTTGCACAAAATGACGGCCCAGCAATGGCATGAAGTGGTCAACACCAACATGACATCGCTGTTCAACACATGCCGCGCGATTGTCCCGGGTATGCGCGACCGTGGGTTTGGCCGTATCGTGAATATCAGCTCGATCAATGGACAGAAGGGCCAGTTCGGTCAAACCAACTATTCCGCCGCCAAGGCCGGAATGATTGGGTTTACCAAGGCGCTGGCGCTTGAAAACGCGGCGAAGGGCATTACTGTTAATGCCATCGCGCCGGGGTACATCGAAACCGATATGACCGCATCCATGCGTCAGGACGTGCTGGACTCCATCGTTCGGCAAATTCCTGCCGGGCGTATGGGCCGGTGTGATGAAATTGCGGGGCTGGTGGCCTATCTGGCATCGGATTTCGCCGGGTTCATCAACGGTGCCACCATTGCCGCCAATGGCGGTCAATACATGTCCTAA
- a CDS encoding Crp/Fnr family transcriptional regulator: MAIINPENQVLERRAVPKGSFIIREGDSGNCAFLVQSGKVRVYVQHDDKDVELAKLGPGQIFGEMALVFDEKRSATVQAIEDSVLVVITRQTLDDKLRKSDPTVRAIVPMLMKRIIQTNSALINRHGDIKILVETVQNIYETIMVTLPRVQQQSFQNAVQPKLNQFLAAVQSFQEKYSDD, encoded by the coding sequence ATGGCTATCATCAATCCCGAAAATCAGGTGCTGGAACGCCGCGCGGTCCCAAAGGGATCGTTCATTATCCGCGAAGGGGACAGCGGCAACTGCGCGTTCCTTGTGCAGTCGGGTAAGGTGCGCGTCTATGTCCAGCATGATGACAAGGATGTCGAGCTGGCCAAATTGGGCCCGGGCCAGATTTTTGGAGAGATGGCGCTGGTCTTCGATGAAAAACGCAGCGCAACGGTGCAGGCGATTGAGGATTCTGTTCTGGTTGTCATCACACGCCAGACTTTGGATGACAAACTGCGCAAAAGCGATCCGACCGTGCGGGCCATTGTGCCGATGTTGATGAAGCGGATTATTCAAACGAACAGCGCGCTGATCAACCGTCATGGCGATATTAAAATTCTGGTGGAAACGGTCCAGAATATTTATGAAACCATCATGGTGACCCTGCCGCGCGTGCAGCAGCAAAGCTTTCAAAACGCTGTGCAGCCGAAACTGAATCAATTTCTGGCTGCCGTACAATCGTTCCAGGAAAAATATTCCGACGATTAA
- a CDS encoding AsmA family protein has protein sequence MKKIGLVAGGIVVVLLGGAVIAPSFVDWEKYKPLIQSKVEDATGYEVTFGGKLDLAVLPFPHLVIENLGVSVPATAGRDAVELLTLKQAEVSVALLPLLSKRVEVNTVNLVEPVIRLEVAKDGTQTWMTEKLSAGKKDDSGADQSADAGKEQAVTLDNLKIEKGTFIYADRRTAKETKLDGIDAVIKADSLSGPFEVKGDFDWNKQTIEIDAQTGRMEKGANTLALQTTVGLPASKSKVNFSGVVALGGAPEVQGETSVETPDLSAMIASFTGKPNPVLAKAVNVRGMLTASADKADMKTATFAFGDIKASGSIAVANLGGKNNAPMDVQVVLASDTPVNLDPFMKSAGGSGTKSAAKGDAATKKPFIPDTLAMPMAIDARIDATLSSLSAKGATFNNVKFVVEKKAGQIRLVEQSGEMPGGGSLKSSATLAYASSTAAKNGGVVYSNPTLNFETSATAQKPVTILSAFVPDATIKSMGTLLKDSMAVTAKGTVTPTKAEVNSGSLDLGKTKVDVAGSYALDKSGKDDAAITLRGSGINIDNFIARDVKAENNAVAPAPATGAAKPMETVIRETVAKLNLPVDLSVDAVLDNVTMRGVTYNAIRVNGALKDNALDVKSAALEDSDGNAMSMKGTVRDLKNLTGLDIVLGGKTSDTEAMLKSFGVKTDKLPKNFGPLDLSVALAGEKPESLNFTANAKAMDGELQASGNVVNALTKPDVDKIAARVMHPNFEKLIQRFSPTYRAGVGIKKELDAYANVNLADGAYDVTGIKINLGSMALAGDVRADMKAAKPSITGKIQAGTVPLDQLVGKDPASSGSKSAGGGASKSGDLRWSRNAINTAWMQAYNMDLAVTAKTITYGNWVLDNADLGVTLKDGTLNIAKMNAGVQGGTMALSGTVKSSAQERQPIAMDVKADFSNVALEQLASGFSGSKPIKAKGKASLNMAVKASGLSPAALISDLNGQGKLSGENVVIEGFDLAALSRSLVSTTKVFDNISGLVGGALKGGQTSFDTIDGPFTIAEGIVRYDNFVMKGPAATITNKGQVNLPLWTIDMTSTIDLTEPEDAPNLPVRFQGPLDKPGNTFANSALESYVGARINQKLQKELGEKLGDKLGGDDALSGVIGGLLGGSAPKATAPTQQPAPVAEPEVAPSAGETESATTQPATEPQPVQQEQKPAMTPEEELIRGVLGGVLGGR, from the coding sequence GTGAAAAAAATCGGTCTTGTTGCTGGTGGCATTGTTGTCGTTTTGTTGGGGGGCGCTGTTATTGCGCCCAGTTTTGTTGATTGGGAAAAATATAAACCCCTGATTCAATCCAAAGTCGAAGACGCAACGGGATATGAAGTCACGTTTGGTGGCAAGCTGGATCTGGCCGTTCTGCCGTTCCCGCATCTGGTCATTGAAAATTTGGGCGTATCCGTTCCGGCCACAGCGGGTCGTGACGCGGTGGAGCTTCTGACCCTGAAACAAGCCGAAGTCAGCGTGGCATTGCTGCCGCTTCTGTCCAAGCGCGTGGAAGTGAATACCGTCAATCTGGTTGAACCCGTTATCCGTCTGGAAGTGGCGAAGGATGGGACGCAGACATGGATGACCGAAAAACTCTCCGCCGGGAAAAAGGATGATTCGGGCGCGGACCAATCCGCCGATGCAGGCAAAGAGCAAGCCGTTACACTCGATAATTTGAAAATTGAAAAAGGCACATTTATTTATGCCGATCGCCGTACAGCCAAGGAAACGAAGCTGGACGGCATTGATGCGGTGATTAAGGCCGACAGCCTGTCTGGCCCGTTCGAGGTCAAGGGCGATTTCGATTGGAACAAACAAACCATCGAAATTGATGCCCAAACCGGACGGATGGAAAAGGGGGCTAACACGCTGGCCCTGCAAACAACAGTTGGGTTGCCTGCATCAAAAAGCAAAGTGAATTTCAGCGGTGTTGTCGCCCTTGGTGGTGCCCCGGAAGTGCAGGGTGAAACCAGCGTGGAAACGCCGGACCTCTCCGCCATGATCGCAAGCTTTACCGGTAAACCAAATCCGGTTTTGGCCAAGGCCGTGAATGTTCGCGGTATGCTGACCGCTTCGGCGGATAAGGCCGACATGAAAACGGCAACCTTTGCCTTTGGTGATATCAAGGCCAGTGGTTCCATCGCTGTGGCCAATCTTGGCGGCAAGAACAATGCGCCGATGGATGTGCAGGTTGTTTTGGCCAGCGATACGCCGGTCAATTTGGACCCCTTCATGAAATCCGCTGGTGGTTCGGGAACGAAATCGGCGGCGAAGGGCGATGCGGCGACCAAGAAACCTTTTATTCCTGACACGCTGGCCATGCCGATGGCGATTGATGCGCGGATTGATGCCACGCTCTCGAGCCTTTCGGCGAAGGGTGCGACGTTCAACAACGTCAAATTCGTGGTTGAGAAAAAGGCTGGCCAAATTCGCTTGGTTGAACAATCAGGTGAAATGCCCGGTGGTGGTTCACTGAAATCATCTGCAACGCTGGCCTACGCGTCATCGACGGCGGCGAAAAATGGCGGTGTTGTCTATTCCAATCCGACATTGAATTTTGAAACGTCGGCGACGGCGCAAAAACCTGTGACCATTTTGTCGGCGTTTGTGCCGGATGCGACCATCAAATCCATGGGTACGCTGCTGAAAGACAGCATGGCCGTGACCGCAAAAGGAACGGTGACGCCGACCAAAGCTGAAGTGAACAGCGGTTCCCTGGATTTAGGCAAAACCAAGGTTGATGTCGCGGGTTCTTACGCGTTGGATAAATCAGGCAAGGATGATGCCGCAATCACATTGCGTGGGTCTGGCATCAATATCGATAATTTCATCGCCCGCGATGTAAAGGCGGAAAATAACGCCGTTGCTCCGGCCCCGGCCACGGGTGCCGCCAAACCGATGGAAACGGTGATCCGTGAAACGGTGGCGAAGTTAAACCTGCCGGTGGATCTGAGCGTTGATGCCGTGCTGGATAACGTCACCATGCGTGGCGTGACATATAACGCCATTCGTGTGAATGGTGCGCTGAAGGATAATGCGCTGGATGTTAAATCCGCCGCCCTGGAAGACAGCGATGGCAACGCGATGAGCATGAAGGGCACGGTGCGTGACCTGAAAAACCTCACCGGGTTGGATATCGTTCTGGGTGGTAAGACCAGCGATACCGAAGCCATGCTGAAATCCTTCGGTGTCAAAACCGACAAGCTGCCGAAAAACTTTGGCCCGCTGGATTTGAGCGTGGCGCTGGCCGGTGAAAAACCAGAAAGCCTGAACTTTACGGCCAATGCCAAGGCGATGGATGGTGAATTACAGGCCTCCGGTAACGTGGTTAATGCATTGACCAAACCGGATGTCGATAAAATTGCCGCCCGTGTCATGCATCCGAATTTTGAAAAGCTGATTCAACGCTTCTCCCCAACCTATCGGGCTGGGGTGGGGATCAAGAAAGAGCTGGATGCCTACGCCAACGTCAATCTGGCCGATGGGGCCTATGATGTGACGGGCATTAAAATCAATCTGGGGTCTATGGCTCTGGCGGGTGACGTGCGCGCCGATATGAAAGCGGCGAAGCCGAGCATTACAGGTAAAATTCAGGCCGGCACCGTGCCGCTGGACCAATTGGTGGGCAAGGACCCGGCCTCCAGCGGCTCCAAATCCGCTGGTGGTGGTGCATCGAAATCCGGCGACCTGCGCTGGTCCCGCAATGCCATCAATACGGCATGGATGCAGGCCTATAATATGGACCTAGCCGTGACCGCAAAAACCATCACCTATGGCAACTGGGTTCTGGACAATGCCGATCTGGGCGTGACGTTGAAAGATGGCACACTGAATATCGCGAAAATGAATGCGGGTGTTCAGGGTGGTACGATGGCGCTGTCCGGTACGGTGAAATCCTCGGCACAGGAACGTCAACCGATTGCGATGGATGTGAAGGCTGACTTCTCCAATGTCGCGTTGGAACAACTGGCCAGCGGTTTCAGCGGGTCCAAGCCGATCAAGGCCAAGGGGAAAGCGTCGTTGAACATGGCGGTGAAGGCCTCTGGCCTGTCGCCTGCGGCGCTGATCTCTGACCTCAACGGGCAGGGTAAGTTAAGTGGTGAAAATGTCGTGATCGAAGGGTTCGATCTGGCGGCTTTGTCCCGCTCGCTGGTATCGACCACGAAAGTGTTCGACAATATTTCCGGTCTTGTCGGTGGTGCGTTGAAAGGGGGGCAGACATCGTTCGATACGATTGATGGCCCGTTCACTATTGCCGAAGGGATCGTGCGTTACGATAACTTTGTGATGAAGGGTCCGGCGGCAACGATCACCAACAAGGGGCAGGTGAACCTGCCGCTGTGGACGATTGATATGACCAGCACGATCGATCTGACCGAACCGGAAGATGCCCCGAATTTGCCGGTGCGTTTCCAAGGTCCGTTGGATAAACCGGGCAACACTTTCGCCAACAGTGCGCTGGAATCCTATGTCGGTGCCCGCATCAACCAGAAACTCCAGAAAGAGCTGGGTGAAAAATTGGGCGATAAATTGGGTGGCGATGATGCGTTGAGTGGTGTGATTGGCGGATTGCTGGGTGGTTCGGCACCGAAGGCGACGGCACCAACACAACAACCGGCCCCGGTGGCCGAACCGGAAGTGGCTCCGTCTGCGGGTGAAACAGAATCTGCGACGACGCAACCCGCAACCGAGCCGCAACCTGTGCAGCAGGAACAGAAACCCGCAATGACCCCGGAAGAAGAATTGATCCGTGGTGTTCTGGGTGGTGTGCTGGGAGGGCGTTAA
- a CDS encoding ribbon-helix-helix domain-containing protein encodes MRKHSVKIAGHQTSITLEDEFWAALQSIARTRAQTINDLVTEIDEGRGDHNLSSALRVFVLKTIQGNAQ; translated from the coding sequence ATGCGCAAACATTCGGTGAAGATTGCAGGACACCAAACCAGCATTACGCTGGAAGATGAATTTTGGGCCGCCCTGCAATCCATCGCCAGAACGCGCGCACAAACGATCAATGACCTTGTCACAGAAATCGATGAAGGGCGCGGAGATCATAACCTCTCCAGCGCCCTTCGTGTTTTTGTCCTGAAAACAATTCAGGGTAACGCGCAGTAA
- the fumC gene encoding class II fumarate hydratase, which produces MNAKASPMSKPAMSTAAPRIETDSFGEIEVPSDHYWGAQTQRSLQNFKIGTETMPKPLVRALGVQKKASAMANMELGILDAKIGTAIVQAAEEVIDGTLADNFPLVVWQTGSGTQTNMNANEVISNRAIEILGGVMGSKKPVHPNDHVNMGQSSNDTFPTVMHIAAVEEVHHELLPALEKLHSALDIKAREFENIVKIGRTHLQDATPMTLGQEFSGYAKQIELGIARVHTAAPRLMQLAQGGTAVGTGINCKVGFADKFAEHVATITGLEFVSAENKFEALAAHDAMVELSGILNVLAVSLMKIANDVRLLGSGPRCGIGEISLPENEPGSSIMPGKVNPTQSEAMTMVCAQIMGNHVTVTVAGSNGHFELNVFKPVIIYNVLQSIRLLADACNSFTDNCVVGIEANTDRINKLLHESLMLVTALNPHIGYDNAAKIAKKAHKEGTTLMQAGIDLGLLTEDQFRQWIKPEDMVHPRD; this is translated from the coding sequence ATGAACGCAAAAGCCAGCCCGATGAGCAAACCAGCCATGAGTACCGCCGCCCCCCGCATTGAAACCGACTCGTTCGGTGAAATTGAAGTTCCGTCCGATCATTATTGGGGCGCACAGACGCAGCGATCCCTGCAGAACTTCAAGATCGGCACCGAAACCATGCCAAAACCGCTGGTCCGCGCCCTGGGCGTGCAGAAGAAAGCATCGGCCATGGCCAATATGGAACTGGGCATTCTGGATGCCAAGATCGGTACCGCGATTGTGCAAGCCGCCGAGGAAGTGATTGACGGCACGCTGGCCGATAACTTCCCGCTGGTCGTATGGCAAACCGGGTCCGGCACCCAAACCAACATGAACGCGAACGAAGTTATTTCGAACCGCGCGATTGAAATTCTGGGCGGCGTGATGGGCAGCAAGAAGCCCGTTCACCCGAACGACCATGTCAACATGGGCCAATCGTCGAACGATACCTTCCCCACCGTCATGCACATTGCCGCCGTGGAAGAAGTTCACCATGAATTGTTGCCCGCTTTGGAAAAACTGCATTCCGCGCTGGATATCAAAGCCCGCGAATTTGAAAACATCGTCAAAATCGGCCGCACCCATTTGCAGGACGCGACCCCGATGACGCTGGGTCAGGAATTTTCCGGTTATGCCAAGCAAATCGAATTGGGCATTGCCCGCGTTCACACCGCAGCCCCGCGTTTGATGCAACTGGCCCAGGGCGGCACCGCCGTTGGCACGGGCATCAACTGCAAGGTTGGTTTTGCCGATAAATTTGCCGAACACGTGGCCACCATTACAGGTCTGGAATTCGTCAGCGCCGAAAACAAATTCGAAGCCCTGGCCGCCCACGACGCCATGGTTGAATTGTCCGGCATTTTGAACGTTCTGGCCGTATCGTTGATGAAGATTGCGAACGATGTGCGCTTGCTGGGTTCCGGCCCGCGTTGCGGCATTGGTGAGATTTCCCTGCCAGAAAACGAGCCGGGTTCGTCGATTATGCCGGGCAAGGTCAACCCGACCCAGTCCGAAGCCATGACCATGGTGTGCGCACAGATCATGGGCAACCATGTCACCGTGACGGTTGCGGGCAGCAACGGGCATTTCGAACTGAACGTGTTCAAACCCGTGATCATTTACAACGTCTTGCAATCCATCCGCCTGCTGGCCGATGCGTGCAATAGCTTTACCGATAATTGCGTTGTCGGGATTGAAGCCAACACGGACCGGATCAACAAGCTGTTGCATGAAAGCCTGATGCTGGTCACCGCGTTGAACCCGCATATCGGATACGACAATGCCGCCAAGATCGCGAAAAAGGCCCACAAGGAAGGCACAACGTTGATGCAGGCCGGTATTGATCTGGGCCTGTTGACCGAAGACCAGTTCCGCCAGTGGATCAAACCGGAAGATATGGTTCATCCGCGGGACTAG
- a CDS encoding YdcH family protein: MEDEETLREKLIELKHEHRDLDQVIERLMERQPVDFLQLQRLKKRKLTLKDTIQKIESQLLPDIIA, from the coding sequence ATGGAAGACGAAGAGACATTACGTGAAAAGCTTATCGAGCTGAAACACGAACACCGTGATCTGGATCAAGTGATTGAACGGTTGATGGAACGCCAACCGGTTGATTTTCTGCAACTGCAACGGTTGAAGAAGCGCAAGTTGACGCTGAAGGACACGATCCAGAAGATCGAAAGCCAGCTCCTTCCCGATATCATCGCCTGA
- a CDS encoding ATP-dependent 6-phosphofructokinase: MAAKRIGILTSGGDCAGLNAIIRGAVHAAHKKGWETVGILNGTAGLFKTPPAVRTLTPLEIDGQIMRQGGTILGTTNKGNPFAFPMADGSLKDRSGEIVDGFKALGLDAIIGIGGDGSFAILSKLAKQGGINMVGIPKTIDNDIGMTEFSVGFDTAVAVATEALDRLQPTAASHDRVMILEVMGRDAGHIALAAGIAGGADVILIPEIPYSIESVAKKIKAVKDSGRNFALVVVSEAVKTTDGGKVQTEYTDGEKRYGGIGQYIGAQIAEATGSETRVTVLGHVQRGCPPSYNDRLLGTAFAVKAVDLIEEGKFGRMVAWQNRQVIDVAIEDAIAAYQQVDIDSTLVHTCRALGISLGD; encoded by the coding sequence ATGGCGGCGAAACGCATCGGTATTCTGACCAGTGGCGGCGATTGCGCGGGGTTGAACGCGATTATTCGGGGCGCGGTTCACGCCGCCCATAAAAAGGGCTGGGAAACCGTTGGTATTCTGAACGGCACAGCGGGTTTGTTTAAAACGCCTCCGGCTGTGCGCACGCTGACCCCGCTGGAAATTGACGGGCAGATCATGCGCCAGGGGGGCACGATTCTGGGGACCACGAACAAGGGCAACCCGTTCGCGTTCCCGATGGCGGATGGGTCGTTGAAGGATCGTTCGGGCGAAATCGTCGACGGGTTCAAGGCTCTGGGGCTGGACGCCATTATCGGTATCGGCGGTGACGGCAGCTTCGCGATTTTAAGCAAGCTGGCGAAGCAGGGCGGCATCAACATGGTGGGCATCCCGAAAACCATTGATAACGATATCGGCATGACCGAATTTTCCGTCGGTTTTGATACGGCTGTTGCGGTTGCGACCGAGGCGCTGGATCGCCTGCAACCCACAGCGGCCAGCCATGACCGCGTGATGATTTTGGAAGTCATGGGCCGCGATGCGGGCCATATCGCTCTGGCCGCCGGTATTGCGGGCGGTGCGGATGTCATCCTGATCCCTGAAATTCCATATAGCATCGAAAGCGTGGCGAAGAAGATCAAGGCCGTGAAGGATTCCGGCCGTAACTTCGCTCTGGTCGTTGTCTCCGAAGCCGTAAAAACGACCGATGGCGGCAAAGTTCAAACCGAATACACAGACGGCGAAAAGCGCTATGGCGGTATTGGCCAGTACATCGGCGCGCAAATTGCCGAGGCCACAGGGTCCGAAACCCGCGTCACGGTGCTGGGTCACGTGCAACGCGGATGCCCGCCAAGCTATAATGACCGTTTGCTGGGCACCGCCTTTGCGGTCAAGGCCGTTGATTTGATCGAAGAGGGTAAATTCGGGCGTATGGTGGCCTGGCAGAATCGCCAGGTGATCGATGTGGCGATCGAAGATGCCATCGCCGCGTATCAGCAGGTGGATATTGACAGCACTTTGGTGCATACTTGTCGTGCACTGGGGATTTCTTTGGGGGACTGA
- a CDS encoding PH domain-containing protein codes for MLYVQQSLNKDEELVYVGHFHWMYNVQAVMAIVWGVVGCIAVIVGGVYVWDHYLGGLEADTYLGKIRELHPAIRLGAFLVFVLSLLRFAQMMVVKATTEIAVTTSRLIFKRGLVARYVGEMSIDRIEGVNVLQTILGRIFNYGRVMVRGMGVGEVILPPIADPIAFRKAIDRAKSI; via the coding sequence ATGCTGTATGTCCAGCAATCACTGAACAAGGATGAAGAGCTCGTTTATGTCGGGCATTTCCACTGGATGTATAACGTCCAGGCGGTGATGGCGATTGTCTGGGGCGTTGTTGGGTGCATTGCTGTGATTGTCGGCGGTGTCTATGTCTGGGATCATTATCTCGGCGGGTTGGAGGCGGATACCTATCTGGGCAAAATCCGTGAATTGCATCCAGCCATTCGTCTGGGTGCGTTTCTGGTGTTTGTTCTAAGCCTGCTGCGCTTTGCGCAGATGATGGTGGTCAAGGCGACAACCGAAATCGCGGTCACAACATCCCGTCTGATTTTCAAACGCGGTCTGGTCGCCCGGTATGTCGGTGAGATGAGCATCGACCGGATTGAGGGCGTGAACGTCCTGCAAACCATCCTTGGCCGTATCTTCAACTATGGCCGCGTCATGGTCCGCGGCATGGGCGTGGGCGAGGTGATCCTACCCCCCATCGCGGACCCGATTGCCTTCCGCAAGGCGATTGATCGGGCGAAAAGCATCTGA